Below is a genomic region from Gillisia sp. Hel_I_86.
AAAGAATACAACCAAAAACTTAGAATTCTTAGCGTTGTATAAAGACAACCTTTTTTCAACAAAATTTACCTTTGATAGGTTTCAGTGGGATATTGCGTACAAAGGAAATTGGATAGACAGAACTTTTGTTGACCGTGAAATTGAATTGACCGTTATGCTAAAAGCGAAATAAAAAATATAGCCAAAAACCAAAGTTTTCAAATGGGGCTAAAGGTTAAAAAGTTGTTTGTAGTAAATTCCTGTTGCATGACTTCACTAAATTAGGTTGTAAACTCAGTATAGATGTCAATTATTCAGAAAAAATATGGAGCGATAGAGATAAGGCCTTAGAGGTAATCAAAAAGTATTGTTCTTATAATCCTTTAGTGAAAATTAGTGAGGATGATGTAGTCAGGTTTTTTTTGAATAAACTCACACACGATGAGGTATTTGAATTCTTTCATGCCAATGGTGCAGAAACTGTTTGCCTAACCTTGGGCAAGAAGGGTGTAATTCTTTCCCAATTAAACAAGTCTCAAATTAAACTTCCCGCTATAAAAATAAACAAGATTTTGGATGCCACAAGTGCAGGAGATGCTTTTTGGTCTGGGTTTTTATTTGCATATATTAAGGAGTATTCTATGGAAGAAGCCTTGCAAATAGCTCTAAAACTGGCCGCCTTGAAATTGCAAAATGTAGGCAGATTACCAGATAATATCAATATTATTACAGAACTTCTTGAATAATTACATAGTCAAAATCTTCGTTTTATATTGACTTTTGGAAACGGGCACTACAGAATTACCAAGGTTTTTCTCTACTTTGAATCAAAAGTATTATTCAAAATAAATTCGAATAAGCAAGATTAGCTTGTTACCTTTGTGGTTCTGCCAAAAATTAAGATTATGAGTAAGGATAGCAAAAGGAGAGAAGCACTGGTGTATCACGCCAAACCGAAACCTGGAAAAATAGAAGTTGTTCCCACAAAGAAATATGCAACACAAAGAGATCTTTCTTTGGCGTATTCCCCGGGTGTGGCCATTCCCTGTTTAGAAATAGAAAAGGATAGTGAGAATGCTTATAAATATACGGCTAAAGGTAATTTAGTTGCAGTGATATCCAATGGTACTGCTGTGCTTGGTCTGGGAGATATAGGTCCCTTAGCATCCAAACCAGTAATGGAAGGAAAAGGTTTGCTTTTCAAGATCTTTGCTGATATAGATGTGTTCGATATCGAAGTAGATACCAAAGATGTAGAATCCTTTATTCAAACGGTTAAAAATATTGCCCCCACTTTTGGAGGGATCAACTTGGAAGATATCAAAGCTCCAGAGGCATTTGAGATTGAACGTCGCTTAAAAGAGGAGCTGGACATTCCTGTAATGCATGACGATCAGCATGGTACCGCCATCATTTCAGCTGCGGCTCTTTTAAATGCATTGGAAATTTCTAAAAAGAAGATAGATAAAGTTAAAATTGTAATTAGTGGAGCAGGAGCGGCAGCAGTATCCTGTACCAAGCTCTATAAGGCTTTTGGGGCAAAAGCTGAAAATATAGTGATGCTGGATAGCAAAGGAGTCATTCGTGCAGATAGAACTAATCTATCAATTGAGAAACTTGAATTTGCTACCAAAAGAAAAATAGATACGCTTAAAGAAGCGATGAAAAATGCCGATGTATTCGTAGGGCTTTCTATAGCAAACATAGTGGATGTTCCAATGCTCAAAAGCATGGCCAAACGTCCAATTGTTTTCGCAATGGCCAATCCCGATCCGGAAATCGAATATGATCTTGCGGTTTCTGCGCGTAAGGATCTTATTATGGCAACAGGAAGAAGCGATCATCCCAATCAGGTGAACAATGTGCTCGGTTTTCCTTTTATTTTTAGGGGTGCCTTGGATGTAAGAGCTACCAAAATTAATGAAGCTATGAAAATGGCAGCGGTCAAAGCTTTGGCGGCATTGGCCAAAGAACCTGTGCCAGAGCAAGTGAACATTGCCTATGCGGAAACCAAATTGCATTTTGGCCCAGAATATATTATCCCTAAACCTTTCGATCCAAGATTGATTGCCCAAGTGCCTCCGGCAGTTGCAAAAGCTGCAATGGAAAGTGGTGTGGCCAAAAGTCCGATCCTGGACTGGGAACGTTATGAAGAGGAATTGCTGAATAGAATGGGGCACGATAACAAGATCTCCCGTTTATTGATGAATCGCGCAAAAATAAATCCTAAGAAAGTCGTTTTTGCTGAAGCAGATCAGTTGGATGTACTTAAAGCAGCACAGATCACTCAAGAAGAAGGGATTGGAATTCCGATTCTTTTGGGTAGGAAAGATGTCATTCTAGAACTGATGACTGAAATAGATTTTCATGAAGACCTTGTAACTATTATCGATCCAAAATCTGATGAAGAGGTGGTACGTCGGGAACGTTATGCAGATGTGTATTGGAAAACGCGCGAGAGGAACGGTGTAACCAGATATGATGCACAAAATTTAATGCGGGAACGTAATTATTTTGCAGCCATGATGGTGAACGAAGGCGATGCCGATGCATTATTGTCGGGCTATTCCAGAGCTTATCCTAGCGTTGTGAAACCAATGTTGGAATTAATTGGAATGGCGCAAGGAGTAGATAGAGTTGCCGCAACCAATTTAATGAATACCTCCAGAGGCCCACTTTTTATAAGTGATACCTCTATAAATATAGATCCTTCGGCCAAAGATCTTGCAAAGATTGCGGTAATGACCGCTAAAACCGTGAAATTATTTGGAATGGAGCCGGTGGTGGCCATGATTTCTTATGCCAATTTTGGATCTTCTAAAAACGACAGGGCTCGTAAAGTAAAAGAGGCAGTTTCCATTTTACATAGATCGCATCCAGATCTTATTGTAGACGGAGAGATACAAACAGATTTCGCATTGAACAAGGAAATGCTTCAAAAGAAATTCCCATTCTCTAAATTGGTAGGTAAAAAGGTAAATACTTTGATATATCCTAATTTGGAATCGGCTAATGGCACTTATAAACTTCTGAAAGAAATGAACAATGCCGACTCGATTGGCCCTATTATGATGGGAATGAGAAAGCCGGTCCATATTTTACAGTTGGGGGCAAGTGTAGAGGAAATAGTGAACATGGTAGCCGTTGCTGTTGTGGATGCCCAAGAAAAAGGAAAGGTTCAAAAACGGTAAAATAGCCTTGTTTTCAGGTTTTTTTAAAGCCTTGGAGCTCTATATTATTTAGTACATTTGAATATTAACATTTTTTTAATAACATGATCTATCACCTTAAGGGGCAGTTAGTAGAAAAAAACCCTACTTATGTTGTAATAGACTGCAATGGAGTAGGATATTTTTTGCATATTTCTTTGCATACGTTTGCGTTGCTCAAGAGCGCTTCAGAAGCAATAAGCCTATACACACATTTACAAGTAAAAGAAGACTCTCATACCTTATTCGGTTTTATGGACAAATCTGAAAGGGAACTTTTCAGGTTATTGATTTCTGTTTCTGGAATTGGGGCAAGTACGGCCCGCACCATGCTGTCGTCATTGGATCCTAAACAAATAATGGATGCTATTGCTACTGCAGATGTTGCAACAATCCAGAGCATTAAAGGGATTGGGGCAAAAACGGCACAGCGTGTTATTTTAGACTTAAAAGATAAAGTTCTAAAGGTCTTTGGAGAAGGGGAGATTTTTGTGTCCCAAAACAATACGAACAAGGAAGAAGCGTTATCAGCATTAGAGACTTTAGGTTTTGCCAGAAAACCTGCCGAAAAGGTGGTAGACCGCATTATGAAAGATGCTACAGAAGATCCTACTGTAGAAACAATAATAAAATTAGCTTTAAAGAATTTATAATTTCATATTAAATAATCTTGAGGAATAATTACTTGAAACTGCAATTAACATCCCTGGTTGGGATTTTTTGGTTATTTGCTTCTTCTCCTAGTTTATATGCACAAGATGCTCCTGTGCCTCAAGATTCTACCCGTACCGGTTATGCAACCGGCACTTTGTCTTTGCCCAATCCTGGAAGCATTGTGGCGGGATATGAATATGACCCCATTCTCAACAGGTATATTTATACTGAAAAATTGGGGACTTATAATTTGTCCATTCCCTTGATTCTTACACCAGACGAATATCAGCAATTGGTTATTCAGGAAGAGATTCGTAACTATTTCAAGGAAAAAAACAATGCTATTTCTGAAAATAGGGAAGGAGATCCTGAAGCCCAGCAAGACCTCTTGCCTAGTTATTATGTGAATTCCGGTTTTTTTGAAAGTGTTTTTGGAGGAAAGGAAATAGAAGTAGTGCCCCAAGGTAGTGTGGCCATGGATCTTGGGCTGCTTTATACAAAACAGGACAATCCTTCCTTCTCCCCTAGAAACAGAAGTAATCTCACATTCGATTTCGATCAAAGGATCCAGCTTAGTTTACTGGGAAATGTGGGAACAAAATTAAAGGTGCTCGCAAATTATGATACCGAATCTACCTTCGATTTCCAGAACCAGTTGAAGTTGGAATATACGCCCAATGAAGACGATATCATTCAAAAAATAGAAATTGGAAATGTGAATATGCCGCTAAATAGTGCCCTTATCCAGGGAGCACAAAGTTTATTTGGGTTTAAAACAGAATTGCAATTCGGTAAAACCAGGGTTACAGGCGTTTTTTCTGAACAAAAATCAGAGCGGAGGACCGTAAATGTTGAAGGTGGGGCTACGGTAGAGGAGTTCGAGAAGTTTGCAATAGATTACGATCAGGACCGGCACTTTTTCTTGGCACATTACTTTAGGGATACGTACAATCAATCCCTTCAGAATTATCCATTTATCAATAGCAATATTCAAATTCAGCGAATTCAGGTTTGGGTCACCAACCGCACCAATAATATCCAGAATTTAAACGATACCCGAAACATTGTCGCCATCCAAGACCTGGGGGAAACCAACATTCCTGGAAATATTGGCTTAAACAATCCTCCAGCAGGATTTTTTAATAGTCCAGCGGGAGCATTTCCAAATAATTCCAACAACGATTTTAACCCGTTTGGGATAACCGGGCCTGAAGAATCAATTTTAACTCCTGCAATTAGGGACATTTCCACCGTTCAAAGTGGTTTTGGGGGAGTGGTGGTTTCCGAAGGGCGGGATTATGCTAAACTAGAAAATGCCAGACAATTAAAACCAAATGAATTTACCTTCGATCAACGGCTCGGGTATATAAGCCTTAATCAAAGATTGAGCAATGATGAGGTTTTGGGGGTTGCATTTCAATATACGGTGAACGGACAAGTGTACCAAGTAGGGGAATTTGCCAATGATGGAGTAGATGCAAACACTCAAGCAAGTATTGATGGCGCTAGGATCAATCAGAATTTGGTGGTAAAATTATTGAAGAGCACCGTTACCAATGTAAGCGAACCAATTTGGGATCTTATGATGAAGAACATCTATGCTTTAGGTGCCTTTCAATTAGAGGAAGACGATTTTAGATTGAATATTTTATACACAGATCCACAGCCGCAAAATTATTTGTCTCCAGCTCCTGGATCTGGTGTGCCATTGCCCGAAGATGTTGCTGAAACCACCTTGTTGCGCGTGTTCAATCTCGATAAACTAAACACGAACAACGATCCTATAAGTGGAGGAGATGGTTTTTTTGATTATGTGCCGGGAATTACAATAAACACAAGAAATGGACTGGTAATTTTCACTACGGTAGAACCTTTTGGGGAATATTTGTTTGATAAATTGGACAACACGCCTAATGGTGGAGGAGAAGATTATAATTTGCCACAAACCTACAATGACAATCAGCGGGAATATGTGTTTAGATCTTTATACCGAACCACAAAGATCCAGGCAGAGCAAGAAGATGCCGACAAAAATAAATTTCAGTTAAAAGGAAGGTACAAATCTTCACAGGTAGATGGGATTCCGGTTGGTTTTAATTTGCCCCAAGGTTCTGTTACCGTTACCGCGGGAGGGAGAGTGTTGCAGGAAGGTGTGGATTATGTAGTTAATTATCCGTTAGGGAGGGTGCAAATAATAGATGATGCCTTGTTGGCTTCCAATATCCCGATCCAAGTTTCTACAGAAAACAATGCCTTGTTCGGGCAGCAATCCAAGAGGTTTACAGGAATTAATATCGAACACCAGTTCAATGAAAAATTATTGGTAGGGGGAACCTTTTTGAATTTAAAAGAACGACCGCTTACGCAAAAGGCCAATTATAGTTACGAGCCTGTAAGCAATACCATATATGGCTTAAACGCTACCTACAGCACAGAAGTGCCATTTTTGACCAGACTCGTGAATAAACTACCGAATATCGATACCGATGTTCCTTCCAATTTCTCAATTAGGGGAGAGTTTGCCTATCTACAACCGGGAGCACCAAAGGTAAATGATTTCGACCAAAAAGCAACGACCTATATAGACGATTTTGAAGCTTCCCAGACTGCTATCTCCATCAATAATCCGCTAAGCTGGGAACTTTCCAGTGTGCCTTTGGATTTTGGGGGGGAGTTAAGCAATGGGGATCTGGCTTCAGGATATAAAAGGGCATATTTGTCATGGTATACCATAGACCCAATTTTTTATAGCAGCAGAAGGCCAAGTGGAATTACCGATGCCGATCTCTCGAATTTCGCTACAAGACGCGTTTTTTTAAATGAGATATTTCCCAATACCGATGTAATTCAAGGGCAACCACAGGTTGTCTATACGATGGACCTTACTTATTCGCCTGCCAGTAGGGGCCCTTATAATTTTAACCCAGCAGCTTCGGGGGGAAATACCTTAAACAATCCTAAAGAGAATTTCGCAGGAATTACCAGGGCAATTACTTCTACAAATTTTGAACAAACCAATGTGGAATTTATAGAATTCTGGATGATGGATCCCTTCATTTATTCTGAAAATGCTGGAAACACTGGGGGAACTATCAGTTTTAACCTGGGCAATATTTCTGAAGATGTCCTTAAAGATGGGAGAAAACAATATGAAAATGGATTGCCACAGGATGCTGGTGTTCAAAATACGGTAAGCACTGTATTTGCAAAAGTACCG
It encodes:
- a CDS encoding carbohydrate kinase family protein; this translates as MHDFTKLGCKLSIDVNYSEKIWSDRDKALEVIKKYCSYNPLVKISEDDVVRFFLNKLTHDEVFEFFHANGAETVCLTLGKKGVILSQLNKSQIKLPAIKINKILDATSAGDAFWSGFLFAYIKEYSMEEALQIALKLAALKLQNVGRLPDNINIITELLE
- a CDS encoding NADP-dependent malic enzyme translates to MSKDSKRREALVYHAKPKPGKIEVVPTKKYATQRDLSLAYSPGVAIPCLEIEKDSENAYKYTAKGNLVAVISNGTAVLGLGDIGPLASKPVMEGKGLLFKIFADIDVFDIEVDTKDVESFIQTVKNIAPTFGGINLEDIKAPEAFEIERRLKEELDIPVMHDDQHGTAIISAAALLNALEISKKKIDKVKIVISGAGAAAVSCTKLYKAFGAKAENIVMLDSKGVIRADRTNLSIEKLEFATKRKIDTLKEAMKNADVFVGLSIANIVDVPMLKSMAKRPIVFAMANPDPEIEYDLAVSARKDLIMATGRSDHPNQVNNVLGFPFIFRGALDVRATKINEAMKMAAVKALAALAKEPVPEQVNIAYAETKLHFGPEYIIPKPFDPRLIAQVPPAVAKAAMESGVAKSPILDWERYEEELLNRMGHDNKISRLLMNRAKINPKKVVFAEADQLDVLKAAQITQEEGIGIPILLGRKDVILELMTEIDFHEDLVTIIDPKSDEEVVRRERYADVYWKTRERNGVTRYDAQNLMRERNYFAAMMVNEGDADALLSGYSRAYPSVVKPMLELIGMAQGVDRVAATNLMNTSRGPLFISDTSINIDPSAKDLAKIAVMTAKTVKLFGMEPVVAMISYANFGSSKNDRARKVKEAVSILHRSHPDLIVDGEIQTDFALNKEMLQKKFPFSKLVGKKVNTLIYPNLESANGTYKLLKEMNNADSIGPIMMGMRKPVHILQLGASVEEIVNMVAVAVVDAQEKGKVQKR
- the ruvA gene encoding Holliday junction branch migration protein RuvA, with amino-acid sequence MIYHLKGQLVEKNPTYVVIDCNGVGYFLHISLHTFALLKSASEAISLYTHLQVKEDSHTLFGFMDKSERELFRLLISVSGIGASTARTMLSSLDPKQIMDAIATADVATIQSIKGIGAKTAQRVILDLKDKVLKVFGEGEIFVSQNNTNKEEALSALETLGFARKPAEKVVDRIMKDATEDPTVETIIKLALKNL